ATCGCCTGCGCCGCGTCCGGGATCGCGTCCGCCTCAACCTGGATCAGCACGATCGCGGTGATCACCTGGGTCCTCCAAGACTCGTCTGCGGGTGTCGCCCGCGATCCTAGGCCGCGGTGTGCGCCAGCCAATGGTCAGCCAGGGCGCGGTCACCGGTGATGGTGACGTCTTCGGCGGGCCGGCGCCGGGTGAGGACGAGCAGCAGGTCCTGGACGGGGCCGGCCAGGGTGACGTCGGCCGCTTTCGTCTCGCGGGCCCATCGGATGCCGTCGGGTGCACGGGTGACCAGCCAGGCCTGGTTCTGGTCCGGGCGGAGCTGGAGGGTCTGGCCGGTGCCGCACAGCTCGGCGAAGTCCGGCCGGAGGCTCGCCGTGATGGGGTTGGACAGCATTTCGAGCCACTCGCTGATCGCGTCCGTCGCGAGGTCAGGGGCCACTTCGATGGCGGTTCCCGTGGTCAGGGCCGCGTCGGCGTGGTGGATCGTGGTGTCGTGGAGCATCCGGCGCAGCCAGAACCTCGCCGGTTGCGGGCCGAAGAACGTCCAGACCGGCGTTTCGCCCGCGTCCAGGGCTGTCTTGGCGAGGTCCTCGGCGCCTTGGCGGAGCCAGTCGGCCCAGGTCGCGGGGGCACCGGGGTCGGCGTCGAGCGGGTCGGGGACCGGCGACGGGCCGGACCGGACGACGTCGGCGGCCCAGCGGTGGGCCTGGCCGATGTGACCGACGAGCACCCGCAGCGGCCAGTCCGGGCAGGTGGGGACGCGGGCGTCGGGGTCGGCGCCGGTGACGGTCTCCGCGAACGCGGCGGTGCGGGCGTGCAGTGCCTCGGCGAGGCTGGTGGTGTCCATGGCCGTACCGTAGGAATTCCACCCGGCTGGAGGTTCGACCGAAGGTGACCGAAGACACACTCGGGATCGGCGACCTCGCCCGGCGGACGGGGGTGCCCGTCCGCACGATCCGTTTCTACTGCGACGAAGGGCTGCTGGAGCCCGCGCGCAGCGTCGGCGGCCACCGCCGCTTCGACGGGGCGGCGATCGACCGCCTGAACCTGGTCCGGCGGCTGCGTGGGCTCGGGTTGGGGCTGCGTTCGATCACCGACGTCCTGACCGGCGCTCGTTCGCTGGACGAGGCGGTGGCTTCCGAGCGCGCGGCGCTGGACCGCGAGGTGGCGACGCTGGCCTGGCGGCGTTCGGTGCTGCGCGCGGTGGAGGAGTCTTCGCCGGCGGACCGGGCGGCCCGGCTGGAGCTGCTGTCGGCGGTGCGGGACGGGTTCTCGGCGCACGAGGCGCTGGTCCGCCTGTGGCACCCGATGACAACGGGCCCGATCCCGCCGGACACGGCCCGCATGTTCCTGGACATCAGCGCGCCGAGGCCGCCGGAGCAGCCGTCGACGGCGCAGGTGGTGGCGTACGCGTCGCTGGTGGTGCTGGCGGCGGACCGGACGCTGGCCGGCCACGTCCGGGCGAGCACGCTGCTGGGCCACGAGCGGATAGCGGACCTGGGCGCGCTCCACGCGGAGGTGGCGGCGGCGTGCTCGCTGGCTTTCGAGCCGGTGGCCGCGGGAGCGGCGCCGGGGCCGGGGGCGGCGTTGGACCGGTTCGTGGCGGCGCACGCGGCGGCAGTGGGGGCGGGGGACACCCCGGAGTTTCGCCGGGCGTTGAACTGCCGGACGGCGCCGGACCGGGATCCGCGGGTGCGGCGGTATTGGCGGCTGGCGGGGGAGGTCACGGGGGAGCCGGCGCCGATGGGGGTCACGCACACGTGGTTGCTGGACGCTTTGGACCGGTCGGTGGCTTGAGCCTGGAAGGGCCGGGCCGGTTTGTTTCGGCGAGCCCAGCGCAGGGTTCCCGGCCGGGCTGAAGGGCACCGAAGCCGGACCGGGGCCACCCCGGCCCGCCTGCCAAAGCCTGTCCGCCTCACCCCACGTGCTCCAGGGAATGTGCCGTCGAGACCAGGTCCAGCCATCCCCGCCACCCGGCCACCGCCGCCGGCTCGGCCCATGGCCTGGTCGTCCGCACCAAGCGCACCCCCGGGCGGGCCAGCCAGCGCAACAGCACCCCCACCTCCTCCGGTGGTGCGCCGTTCAACGGGCCCGGGTCCGGCAGCACCGTCTCCGCCGAGGCCACCAGCGCCTCCACCACCGGCATCGGCGGCACCCCGCGCCGGGCCACGCCCGCCGAGGCCAGGCGGCCGTAGCGGATCACCGACAGCTCCCAGCCCCCGTTGCCATCCGGGGCCGCCGCGATCAGCTCCGCGATCGATGCCAGCGCCGTCTGGCGGTGGGCGCGGCCCAGTGCCCGGATCAGTCCCGCCAGCTCGTCGCGGTGGCGGGCCGCCTGCTCGAAGTGGCGGGCCTCCGCCAGCCGCTCGACCTGGGCCGCCGCCACGTGCAGGGGGCGGCCGTCGAGTCCCGCGATCAGCCCCGACACCGACTCCACCGCCGGGACGTACGCCTCCACGCTCTGCCGTCCCGCGCACGGCGCTCCGCAGCGCCCCAGCTCCGCCAGCACGCACGGGGTCCCGTTCGCCGTCCGCGGTGAGATCCGCTGGGTGCACGTCCGCAGCCCCGACGCCCCGGCCAAGGTGTCGGCGGTCGCGCGGGCGTCCGCCTGGTTGCGGAACGGGCCCAGCACCCCCGGCCGCGGCAGCCGGACCACCGACAGCCGCGGGAACGCCTCCTCCGTCAGCCCGACCCACCAGCCCTGGTGCCGGTTCTTCGACCGCCGGTTGTACGCGGGCCGGTGCGCCGCGATCAGCCGCAGCTCGCGCACCTCCGCCTCCAGCGCGTGCGCGCACACCACGTGGTCGACGCGCTCGGCCAGCGCGACCATCTCGCGGATCCGGCTCCGGCCCTCCGAACCCGTGAAGTACGACCGCACGCGCCGCCGCAGGTCCTTCGCCGTGCCGACGTACAGGACCTCCTCCTTCGGGCCCTTGAAGAGGTAGACGCCCGGCGCCGACGGCAGGTCCGCCGCCAGGTGCCGCTTCGCCCGCTGCGCCACCGTGACCTCGGGCAGGTAGCTCATCAGCTCTTCGAGCGAATGGACGCCCAGGTTGCCGACGCGCTCCAGCAGCCCGTGCAGCACGTCGACCGTCGCGCGCGCGTCGTCGAGCGCCCGGTGCGTCGGTCGCGTCCGCGCCCCGAACAGCAGCGCCAGCGCGGTCAGGTTGTAACGGCCCACCTCGTCGCGCGGCACCACCCGCCGGGCCAGCCGGACCGTGCAGACGACCGTCAGCTTGGGCCAGACGTAGCCGTGTCCTTCGCACGCCGCCCGCATGTGGGACGTGTCGAACCCCGAGTTGTGCGCCACCAGCACCGAACCGCCGATGAACTCCAGGAACGCCGGCAGCACCTCCTCGATCGGCGGCGCGTCGTAGACCATCGCCTGCGTGATGCCCGTCAGCGACACGATCTGCGGCGGGATCGCCATCCCGGGGTTGACGAGCGTCGCGAACTCGCCCAGCACCTCGCCCGCGCGCACCTTCACCGCGCCGATCTCGGTGATGCCCGACGGCCCCGGCGCGGCCCCGGTCGTCTCGAGGTCGAACACCACGAAAGTCGTGTCCCGCAAGGGAGTTCCGAGCTCGTCGAACGCGAGCTGTGCCTGGATCGAACGCATGTGCGGAGCCTAGAGGCGACCACCGACAGTTTTCGGTCGCGCCCGGTCCGTGTGCCGTGCGGCGCGTGATTCCGGGGCGGGGCCTACCCTGGACCGATGCACCCGCAGCCGCTCGTGCCGGAGCCGCCCGAGGACCCCGCCGGTCCGTCGGGTGTCGCCGCGCGGCCGGAGCGGGCCGACGACCCCGCCGGGGAGCCCGCCGACCAGGCCGGGCGGCCGGATCCGGCCACCTGGCCGGCGCTGCCCGAGCCCGTCCGCGACCGGATCGCCGAGCTCTCGGCCGCCGCCGTCGCGAAGCTGCCCGCCACGGACGTGCCCCGCCAGCTGCGGCCCGTCGCCAAGTTCGCCCCGGCCAAGCGGGCCAAGCTCGGCGGTGCCGCCCTGCTCACCGCGCTCGGCGAGTCGGCCCAGTTCCGGACCGCGGTCATCGAATGGCTGCGCGAGCACCGCACCGACGCGCTCGACCCCAACGCCGCCGATTCGGTCGCCGCGGCGGCCGCCGCCGTGCTGCTCGGCGAGTCCGGTGCCGCGGGGCGGGTCCGGCTCGTCGCCAAGAACGCCGAGGAAAACTCGCTGCGCGCCGAACGTGACGCCGCGCTGGCCCGCAGCCAGCGCCTCGAAGCCGAGCTCACGCAGCTGCGCGTCGAGCTCGCCGAGGCCAAAAAAGCCGCTGAAGGCGCGCGAGGCGAGCGCGAGGGCGAAGTCGAGAAGCTTTTGAAACGCCTTCGCGAGCAAGGCGTCCAGCTCCGCCAGGCCAAGGACGCGGCCGAAGCGGCGGCCGCCGAGACGGCGCGCGGGTCCGCCGCGCGCGCCGAGGAGATCGCCGCCCTCACCGCCCAGCTCCAGCGCGAACGCCAGCGCGTCGCCACCGAACGCGCCCGCGCCGAACGCGCGGTGGGCGACGCCGAAATCGCCCGCCAGTCCGCCCGCGAGGCCCGCGAGGCCGACGAGGTGCGGCTGGCGCTGCTCATCGACACCATCGACGGCGCGGTCACCGGCCTGCGCCGCGAGCTCGCCCTCGGCGCCCGCGGGGCGCGGCCCGCCGACATGGTCCGCGGCGCCAGCACCGGCACCGGCCAGGGCGGCAAGATCGCCGACGTGTCCACGTTGGACCGCTACCTGGCGCTGCCGAACGTGCACCTGATCGTCGACGGCTACAACGTCACCAAGACGGGCTACCCCGAGCTGGCGCTGGCCGACCAGCGCGACCGCCTGATCCACCAGTTGTCCGCGCTGGCCGCGCGCACGTCGGCCGAGGTGACGGTCGTGTTCGACGGCGCGGGCGTGCTGTCGGTCCCGGCCTCGGTGCCGCGTGGGGTGCGGGTGCTGTTCTCCGACCGCGGGGTGCTGGCCGACGACGTGATCCGCAACCTCGTCGCGGCCGAGCCCGCGGGCCGGCCGATGGTCGTGGCGACGTCCGACCGCGCGGTGGCGGACTCCGTGCGCGGCGGCGGCGCCCACCCGACGCCGTCCGCGGTGCTGGTGAGCCGCTTGTCGCGGGTCTGACCAGCCGGCCGAAGTGCAGGTCAGCCGCCTCTTCCGAGGCCGGTCGACGGAAATTGTCGGTGGTGGCGCCTACCGTGCTCCTCAGTCAGTCCCGGCGTGAGGAGGAGCACATGAACGACACCCCCGACCTGTCCGAAGTGGACGTCTCGCACATTTCGGTTTCGGACATCGAAAACGTGGTGGTCGACTGCGATCGCTGCGTCGTCCGCGGCATTTCCTGCCATGACTGCGTGGTGACCGTGCTGCTGGGCGCGCCACCCGCCGTCGTGTGGGACGCCGACGAGCGGCGGGCCCTGGACGCGTTCGCCGACGCGGGGATGGTGCCCCGCCTCCGGCTGGTCGAAGGACCCCTCCCGAACACGGCCTGACCCCCGTTTCGTGTCGGCGCGCCGAGTGGTCGATCGGATCAGGTGAACGGTATGTAGCCGAATTGGCTCCGGAAGAAACCCCAGCGTGTAACGCCGATCACATGTTTTCTCCCCTGCTGGTCCGATGGTGTTTCCGGGCGCTACGGAGAGTTTTTGCCCCCCGGGTGGTGGACGTGGTGGCGGTCTTTTCGTAACCTGTCCGAGATCTCGTGGCCCCTGGCCGTCGAAAAGGGCGGCGACGCGGGATCGCCGCCGGACGCAGCTTTGTCGGGAAGCTGGGAACCGGAACCACCACCGCGTGCGGAACCTGTTGCAGCAGAAGACGGCTCGCGCGCGGGGCGGGACAGCGGCGAAGAGGACTACCCCCGACCTCTTCGTGCCCCGGTCCCCTCGGCGGCCGAGACGCAAAGGAGACCCGCGCGACCGTGCAGTCGCATCCAGTTAGGCGCGTGGTTTCAGGTGCCCTCGCCGCGGCTTCGGTGATCACCCTCGTCACCATCGCCCAGCCGACGGCCACCGCCGCCCCCATCCCCGTCCTCCAGGCCCCGCCGACCGGTTCGGACGCCCTCGCCCAGTACCGCGACCTCGCGGCCCAGGCCGAAAAGCTCAACGAAGACCTGCTCAAGGCCCAGGACGACCTGAAGGCCAAGCAGGGCGAGCTCGACAAGGCCACCGCCGACGTCAACGCGGCCAAGGACCAGGCCGCTTCGGCGGCCGAGAACCAGAAGAAGTACCAGACCCAGGTCGACAAGTTCGCCGGTGCGTCGTTCACCAGCGGCGTCCAGCTGAACAAGCTGTCGGCGCTGCTGGCCGGGACGTCCACTCAGGACTTCCTCGACCGCTCCTCGGCCCTAGAGGTCATCGCGACCGAGAAGAACGGCGCGATGGGCAATCTCACCGGCGCCGTCCAGCAGGCCACCGATGCCACGAACAAGGCTTCCGACGCGGCGAAGCGCGCGACTGACGCGCGGGACGCGGCGGCGAAGCTGACCGACGACATCCGGGCCAAGCAGAAGACGCTGAACGACCAGATCGACCAGCTGAAGGCGGCCAACAAGAGCCTGAGCGCGGCCGACAAGGCCGCCCAGGGCGACAAGGGCGGCTCGCCCACCGGCCTCAAGGCGCCCACCGCGGCCGCCCAGACCGCGCTGGACGCGGCGCTGGGCAAGCGGGGCAGCGCGTACGTCTGGGGCGCCACCGGGCCGAGCACGTTCGACTGCTCGGGCCTGATGCTGTGGGCCTACAAGCAGGCGGGCATCACGCTGCCCCGGTCGAGCCGCGAGCAGTCCACCTTCGGCGCCGCGGTGCCGCGGGACCAGCTCCAGCCGGGCGACCTCGTGTTCTACTACTCGCCCGTTTCGCACGTCGGCATGTACATCGGCGACGGCAAGATGGTTCACGCGCCCGACACCGGTGACGTCGTGAAGATCTCGCCGCTGCAGAGCCAGTACGCGGGAGCGCGACGCCCGACGTCGTGACCTGACGCACCAAGCCGAAGGGGCGGTACCGCACACACGCGGTGCCGCCCCTTCGGCGTGTCATCCGAGGGACGGGGCTTCGCCACCCGGACCCCCGAACGAAGTGAGGTGGGGGCCGCTAGCCTCAGGGGCGTGCTCAAGACCCTGCTCGTGACCAACGACTTCCCGCCGCGGCCCGGGGGGATCCAGAACTACCTGAACTCCCTGGCCACCCGGCTGCCGGCGGACGACCTGGTCGTCTACGCGCCGTCGTGGGAGTCGCGGACGGGGTCGCACGAGGAGTTCGACGCCGAGGCGCCGTTCGAGGTCGTCCGGCACCCGACGTCGCTGATGCTGCCGACGCCGGACGTCCTTCGCCGCGCGAAGCAGATCATGCGGGCGCACGACTGCGAAGCCGTCTGGTTCGGTGCCGCCGCGCCGCTCGCGCTGCTGGGGCACTCGCTGCGCCAGGCCGGCGCACGTCGCGTCGTGGCGGCCACGCACGGCCACGAAGTCGGCTGGTCGATGCTCCCGGGCTCGCGGCAGGCGTTGCGGCGCATCGGGGACACCGTGGACGTCCTCACCTACGTCAGCCGGTACACGCGCGGGCGGTTCGCCGCCGCCTTCGGCCCGATGGCCGGGCTGGAGCTGCTGCCGTCCGGAGTGGACACCGAGCTGTACCGGCCGGACCCGGCCGGGCGCGCGGAAGTCCGCGCGCGCCACGGCCTGTCCGACCGCCCCACGATCGTGTGCGTGTCCCGGCTCGTCCCGCGCAAGGGCCAGGACCAGCTGATCCGCGCGCTGCCGGCGATCCGGCGGCGCGTCCCGGACGCGGCGCTGCTGATCGTCGGCGGCGGCCCTTACCGCAAGACGCTCACCGGCCTGGTCGGCGAGCTGGGGCTGGCGGGCGACGTCGTGTTCACCGGGTCGGTGCCGTGGGCCGAGCTGCCGGCGCACTACGCCGCGGGCGACGTCTTCGCCATGCCGGCCCGCACCCGCGGCAAGGGCCTCGACGTCGAGGCGCTCGGCATCGTCTACCTGGAGGCCTCGGCGACCGGCCTGCCGGTGGTCGCGGGCAACTCCGGCGGCGCGCCCGAGACGGTGCTCGACGAGGTCACCGGGCACGTCGTCGAGGGCCGGGACGTCGGCCAGCTCGCCGAGACACTGGCCAGCCTGCTCGCGGACCCCGTGCGGGCCCGCCGGATGGGCGAGGCCGGCCGCGCGTGGGTGAGCGAGAACTGGCGCTGGGACACCATGGCCGCGCGGTTGTCGGGGCTCCTGGACGGCGACCCGGTGGCCGCCGTCCGCTGAGGCGTCACGGCGTGTAGAGCGCCGGGTGCCGCGGATCGTCGACGCGCACGACGACGTCGGCGAGCGAGCTCGGATCGACCTCTTCCTCGTACCGCTCGTAGGCCGGGACCGCCCAGGCGTCCGGCACGCGGCGGCGCAGGGCGGCGGGGGAGAGCCACAGGTGCACGGCCAGGTCGAAGGCCAGGCCGGTGCCCAGCAGCAGTTCGCCGTCGAGGAGGACCACCCCGCCTTCGGGGAGCGGCACCCGCTCGGCGCGGGTCGCGCGGTCGCGCTCGGCGTCCCACAGCGACGGCAGGACCTCGCCGGAGCCGGTTTCCCCCAGCGGGTCGAGGACTTCGCGGCGCAGGGCGCCGAGGTCGAGCCAGTCGGTGTAGCGCGCGTCGGGGTCGGTGCGGCCGCGCTCGAAGCGCAGGGACGCGGGCCGCAGGAAGTCGCGCGCCGAGACGCGCAGGGCCGCGCGGCCGCGCAGGCGCAGCGGGTCGACCAGGGCGTCGGCGAGTTCTGTGGTTTCCGTCGCACCCGCCGCGCCGTCGACGGCGACCGCGATCCGTCGGCGCCCGGTGAGCGCGGCGATGCGTTCGGTCAGCTCTTCGGCCAGGACGGCGGGGGAAATCGGGCGGTAGCGCACGGATGACGATCCTGCACCCGGACCGGGGCCGGGTTTTGTCGTACCCCGGTGGAATGATGCCGGCATGACTTCTTCAGTGGGGAAGACGGCCGATGTCGGGTGGAACATCGGGGTTTCCCGCACGCTGCCCTACACCGCCGGGACGGTCTGGGAGTTCCTGGTCAGCCGCGACGGCGTCGCCATCTGGCTCGGTCCCGGGGTCGAGCTGCCGCGGGAGACCGGCGCGGAGTACGAGACGGCCAACGGCACGGTCGGGGAGATGCGCAGCTTCGTCGAGGGTGACCGGGTGCGGCTGACGTGGCGGCCGAGCGACTGGGACCACGATTCGACGGTCCAGGTGCGGCTCAGCGGCTCGGGCGCGAAGACCACGTTGCGGTTCCACCAGGAGTGGCTTTCGGACGCGGAGGAGCGCGAGCAACAGCGGGCATACTGGCAGGACGTGACCGAGCGCGTGGTGGCGGCACTCGCCGAGCGCTGAGGCTGACTGCATGGGGGCGGCGATGACGGCGATCGAAGTGGCCGAGGACTTCGCGCAGGACGCGCACCTGTTCGCGGCGATGCTGCGCGCGGGCGGGCCGGTGCGCCGGGTCCGGATGCCGCGTGGCCTGGACTGCTACGTCGTCACGGACTTCGCTCTGGCGCGGGCTCTGCTGGCGGATTCCCGGCTGCACAAAGACAACCGGCGTGCGTACGAGCTGTTCGAGGCGAAGTTCCCGGCCGGGGCGACCAGCCAGGGCGGCTTCGGCGAAGCGCTCGGGCGGCACATGCTCAACACGGACCCGCCGGACCACTCGCGGCTGCGCAAGCTGGTGAACAAGGCGTTCACCGGGCGGACGGTGGCCCGGCTGCGGCCGCGGATCGAGGAGATCACCACCGAGCTGCTCGACGCGCTGGCCGGGCAGGAGCGGGCCGACCTGCTGCCGTCGTTCGCCGCGCCGCTGCCGATCACGGTGATCTGCGAGCTGCTGGGCGTCGCCCCGGAGGACCGGACCGAGTTCTCCGCCTGGTCGAAGACGCTGCTGAGCTCGTCGACGCCGGAAGACGCGCAGCACGCGGCGCAGAGCATGCTCTCCTACCTCACCGGCCTGGTCGAGCAGAAGCGCGCCGAGCCGGCCGAAGACCTGCTGTCGGACCTGGTGCACGCGAGCGACGACGGCGACTCGCTCTCGCAGGACGAGCTCATCTCGATGGCGTTCCTGCTGCTGGTCGCCGGCCACGAGACCACGGTCAACCTGATCGCCAACAGCGTCCTGGCGCTGTTGCGCGAGCCGCAGCAGCTGGCCCTGCTGCGCGCCGACCCGTCGTTGATGCCGGGCGCCGTCGAGGAGTTCCTCCGCTTCGACGGCCCGATCCACCTGGCCACGCTCCGGTTCACCGCGGAGGCGGTCGAGGCGGGCGAGGTGACGATCCCGGCGGGCGAGTTCGTGCTGATCTCGCTGCTGGGCGCGAATCGCGACGACGAGCGGTTCCCGGACGCGGACCGCCTCGACGTCACGCGGGCGGCGGGCGGGCACCTGGCCTTCGGGCACGGCATCCACTACTGCGTCGGCGCGCCCCTGGCCCGCCTGGAGGCCGAGATCGCGCTGGCCGGCCTGCTGGCGCGGTTCCCCGGCCTGGCGCTGGACGCGAAGCCGGACGAGCTGCGCTACCGGTACAGCTCGCTGGTGCACGGACTGGAGGCGTTGCCGGTCCGCCTGCGATGACATCGTAGGGTCGGCCCCTATGGAAGCCGACTTGCTCGCCCTGGACGCCCAGCACGTCTGGCACCCGTACGCGCCGATGCCGGCGAAGGTGCCTTCGCTGCTGGTCACCGAGGCGAGCGGGGTCCGGCTGAAGCTCGCCGACGGCCGGGAGCTGGTCGACGGGATGTCGTCGTGGTGGTCGGCCGTCCACGGCTACCGGCACCCGGTGCTCGATGCCGCCCTCGCCGAGCAGGCCGGGCGGATGAGCCACGTCATGTTCGGCGGCCTGACCCACGAGCCCGCGATCACCCTCGCGAAGACCCTGGTCGACGTGACGCCCGAGGGCCTCGAGCACGTCTTCCTCTGCGACTCCGGCTCGGTGTCGGTCGAGGTCGCCGCGAAGATGTGCCTGCAGTACCAGCGTTCCCGGGGACTGCCGGAGAAGCGCCGGCTGCTGACCTGGCGCGGCGGCTACCACGGCGACACCTTCACGCCGATGAGCGTGTGCGACCCCGACGGCGGCATGCACTCGCTGTGGCGCGGCGTGCTGCCCGAACAGGTCTTCGTGCCGGCCCCGCCGTCCGGGTTCGACACCCCGCCCGATCAGTCCTATGTGGACATGCTGGCGGACGCGATCGGCGCGCACGCCGGGGAGCTGGCCGCGGTGATCGTCGAACCGGTCGTGCAGGGTGCCGGCGGGATGCGGTTCCACCACCCCGCCTACCTGCGTGCGCTGCGGGAACTGACCGAGGCGCACGACGTGCTGCTGATCTTCGACGAGATCGCCACCGGCTTCGGCCGCACCGGCGCGTTCTTCGCCGCCGAGCACGCGGGCGTGACGCCGGACGTCCTCTGCCTCGGCAAGGCGCTGACCGGCGGCTACCTGAGCATGGCGGCGGCGCTGTGCACCCCGGAGGTCGCGGCGGGGATCTCCCGCGGCGCGCTGCCGGTCCTCGCGCACGGGCCGACGTTCATGGGCAACCCGCTGGCCTCGGCCGTGGCGAACGCTTCGCTGGGTCTCCTCGCCGGCGGCGCGTGGCGGCAGGACGTCAGCCGGCTCGAAAAGGGCCTGCTGGACGGCCTGGCACCGGCGCGCGACCTCGGCTCGGTCGTCGACGTCCGGGTGCTCGGCGGGATCGGCGTGCTGCAGCTCGACCACCCCGTCGACATGGCGACGGCCACCGACGTCGTCACCGCGCAGGGCGTCTGGCTGCGGCCGTTCCGGGACCTCGTCTACGCGATGCCGCCTTACGTTTCGACTGACGACGACCTGGCCGCGATCACCCGCGCGATGCTTGCCGTGGCGGAAAAGGCGTGAATTCAGCACATCGGGTGTGACCACGCGCACACCGAGACCCGAAGGTCTCTCATCGTCGCGCTCCGTGCCGTTGCGCGGTCCGCACCACGCGATCGGCGGAGGTTCCCGCGCGCTTTTCGCCTGAAAGGTCCGGCGAACCGAACCGATCCGTACCGGGACAAACGCGAGAAATGCTTGCGTAGCGGACTTTTCGCGCGGTATCGGCGATCCTGCCCCCATGATCGAGATCGTTCGTGGAGAACACGACACCGGACCCCCGACGACCCCCAAGTTCCTGGAGAACCTCAAGCACGATGTCCTCGCTTCGATAGTCGTCTTCCTCGTCGCCGTCCCCCTGTCCCTCGGCGTGGCCTTCGCCGCCGGGGCGCCGCTGCTCTCGGGCCTGATCTCCGCCGTCGTCGGCGGGCTGGTCGCGAGCGCCTTCGGCGGATCGCCGCTGCAGGTCAGCGGCCCGTCCGCCGCCCTCACCGTGGTGCTGGCCGACACGATCGCCACCCACGGCTGGCCCGTCACCTGCGCGATCACCGTCGCCGCGGGCCTGCTCCAGATCCTCTTCGGCCTGACCCGCCTCGCCCGCGCCGCGCTCGCCGTGTCGCCGGCCATCGTCCACGGCCTGCTCGCCGGCATCGGCGTCACGCTGGTGCTCGGCCAGCTGCACGTCGTGCTCGGCGGTTCGGCCCAGGGCTCGGCGCTGGCCAACGTTC
The window above is part of the Amycolatopsis camponoti genome. Proteins encoded here:
- a CDS encoding cytochrome P450 family protein, coding for MTAIEVAEDFAQDAHLFAAMLRAGGPVRRVRMPRGLDCYVVTDFALARALLADSRLHKDNRRAYELFEAKFPAGATSQGGFGEALGRHMLNTDPPDHSRLRKLVNKAFTGRTVARLRPRIEEITTELLDALAGQERADLLPSFAAPLPITVICELLGVAPEDRTEFSAWSKTLLSSSTPEDAQHAAQSMLSYLTGLVEQKRAEPAEDLLSDLVHASDDGDSLSQDELISMAFLLLVAGHETTVNLIANSVLALLREPQQLALLRADPSLMPGAVEEFLRFDGPIHLATLRFTAEAVEAGEVTIPAGEFVLISLLGANRDDERFPDADRLDVTRAAGGHLAFGHGIHYCVGAPLARLEAEIALAGLLARFPGLALDAKPDELRYRYSSLVHGLEALPVRLR
- a CDS encoding adenosylmethionine--8-amino-7-oxononanoate transaminase, giving the protein MEADLLALDAQHVWHPYAPMPAKVPSLLVTEASGVRLKLADGRELVDGMSSWWSAVHGYRHPVLDAALAEQAGRMSHVMFGGLTHEPAITLAKTLVDVTPEGLEHVFLCDSGSVSVEVAAKMCLQYQRSRGLPEKRRLLTWRGGYHGDTFTPMSVCDPDGGMHSLWRGVLPEQVFVPAPPSGFDTPPDQSYVDMLADAIGAHAGELAAVIVEPVVQGAGGMRFHHPAYLRALRELTEAHDVLLIFDEIATGFGRTGAFFAAEHAGVTPDVLCLGKALTGGYLSMAAALCTPEVAAGISRGALPVLAHGPTFMGNPLASAVANASLGLLAGGAWRQDVSRLEKGLLDGLAPARDLGSVVDVRVLGGIGVLQLDHPVDMATATDVVTAQGVWLRPFRDLVYAMPPYVSTDDDLAAITRAMLAVAEKA